TGTAATAGCTGAGAACATTCTAGGAAAATGGTATTCAGAACAACATGCTAATTTTGCTACCTCTTTGGCGTCTATTTTACCGGATAGATTTTGTTCAATGTAATCCATTACTCTATTTATTCTTACAATCCAATCCATTAATATCACTCCTTTCGCTATCTATCATAATTAAAAACAACCTACTATATCCGACATTTTAAGTCCAAGAAATGACGGATAACATAGATAAAAAATCCGCGAACATTATTTGAGCTCGCGGATACTTCAATTTCTTTCTTATTGCCAATTACAAAATGTATAATCCCAATTTTCAAAGAATTCATCTTCTACTTCAATTTTTTTATATATTGGCCATAACAATTGGTGAACAAGTTTTTGAACTTTAGCAAAGGATACTTGTTGTGTTAATAATTGTTGCCATGCTTTGTTCTTGCTGTCGTCCAAATCAAAACGTTTTGAGAACACAGGCGGATTTTTTTCAATTGTCGTTTTATGTCGGTGGAATGTATCGAGTATAGCCTCTTGTAATACACGACCTTCAAAATTTTGTGTACTCGCTAGTAAATAAATAGCATAATAATCTTTCAGCGTTTCAGCTAATGTTGGGTATTGATATATGGTATTAAATTTATGTGCAATGATGAGCTCTGTCGGATACGCTAATAGCTCAGTTGACGAACTATTTAACAATGATGCGGTTGCAATCTTTCGAGGAGTCATGGAGACACTATCGAATAAAGTTATTGTTATTTCTATGTATGTTGTTATGTGTCCTATTTGTGCAGGAATCCTAAGATAAACTTCTTCTTCGCCGCTAGAGGAGACTTCTATTTCATCAATGGCAAACACAATCCCATCTTCCGTTACTTTCACTGAACATATTTCTTGGAAAGCATGTTTGATGATACTTTCTTTATTGGCCATTTTTTTGGCGCACAATGTCATTCCAGAAGAAGACTTCTCAATATCATTTGTGATTGTCCCTAATAAAAATTCGCCATATAGCCAATATTGATCTTCATAAGAAGAAGCTGCTAATCGAACTAACAACCTTTCTTGGGAATAGAATGCTACAAGTGCCTCCAAACTTTCTTGTTGCTGCTGAGCTACTTCTGCTAGTTGGTCCAATACACTTTTTGGTACTTCGTTTACTTGTTTCATATGCCACACCCTCGTTTCAATCTTTTTTCAGAATCTTTCAATCAAATAGCATAAATTTGATTTTTTAAAAAACTCCGCACTTTATTATTACTTATTTTCCCACAATAGTAAACGGTAATATAATCCATGATAATTTGTCGATATATGTCGTTATTTAGGAGAAAAAAGATAAAAAAAACACCTAACTTTTTATAAAAAAGCAGGTGATAAATCACAAATACTTATTATTAATTATTAAGAAATTGGACAAGGGGTAGCCTCGCCTTTGCGAAACTACCCCTTTAGTATTTAATAGGTAACATTTCTGTAAATTGTAAAGTCTCAACCCAATCATCTGGGGAATATTATTTCGAAACGTTTTCGTTTCTTCACCGCGGTAAAATTCCACTGTGTGCTCTCTAACTTAAGCAACGCAAACCCAGCCTTCTTTTGCGTCCTTGCAGCCCCAAAGCATGCGCCAGTGTGAATAAGTATCCTAAAAAACAAAAAGCAGAATGCCAGATTACTGAAAGATGCTACCTAAAATAGCACGTATATAATTATAGCATAAAAAATTTATAAAGTAAAATCATGTTTTCACTATAAACTATTGCTTGGCAAAATAAATAGAATAATGAACTGCACATCTTTTATTAAATAACGCATTACACTGTGGACAGCACAATGTCTCCCTATAGGTTTGAATCGTCAATTCATGTTTCCAATATCCACAAAGTATCGCGTTCGTATGAAATTAATCTTGATGCCAACGTTTAATAGCATTTTGTACGTGCTCTTCATAGCATTTATATCAAGGATAATAAAGCTCACAACAGGCAAATTTGCGATAATTTCCTTTTCAGTATGGCTAGTGTATACACCTTGTTTCATTATCAATGACGGCACCGAAAATATTCATTTAAACACCAGCCTATTTAATAGTAATAAAAAAAGGAACAAACATGATTTTATGTCTGTTCCCGTTGTCTATTGTTTCACAATAACACCATAATGAAATTTTGAAGTCAAACGCGTTAATCTCGAGAAATGATATTTTTCAAACCACGTTGATTGATAATGCGCTTTTAACACAACACGCCTTTTTGCCACTCGTCTCGCTTCTTTGACCCATTCATCAGTTAAAGTCATATGTGCTCCCGCTGTACGAAGTGCCTGAAAATTATTCGATTCCTCAATAATTTCTTCAAACATTGGATCCATATAGACAACATCAAATGAATTATCTAGCTGTGATTTTAAATAAGCAACCGCTTCTGCTTGCACCACTTCTATTTGTCGCATACAGGCCGTTAATGGAAGCTCCGAGGTATCATATGCTTTCATACCATGCGCTACAATAAATGCCACATTTGGATTAGCTTCCAGTCCTACCACTCGACCATATTGACCAACAGTATAGGCGGCTAACATCGCATCCGCACCTAAACCGAGCGTACAATCTAATACCGAATCGCCCTTTTCGAGCTGTGCCACCTCTAAAAACGGCTCCGTTTCTCCCCTCGCTACACGCTTTAAGCGAAATGCTGCGGAATTCGGATGAAAGAAAAAGGGCTCTTCCGTGCCAAATGCATAATATTCATAGCGATTTTTCCCTGCTACAATGATATTCGCCTGGAAGTCCTCTGCAAGTTTACGGATTGAACGTTTGTTACGAGCAACAAATGGAGCATCTATCTTGCTACACACAAAATCAGCGAGCACCATCGACAAGTCGTCTGGTCTGCCCGCTGTAGTGACAATTGTTTTTACTTCTCGCATGTCTGCTCTAAAACGCCTGTTAAATGCGCAGTAATTTGCTCCACTGGGAAGCCTTCAATTTGTTCACGCGGAATGAAGTAAGCCAATTCCCCATCTTTTAAAATCGCCATTGATGGTGAACTCGGTGGCACATCCTCAAAAAAACCACGCATCGCAGCAGTTGCTTCAGGATCTTGTCCTGCAAATACCGTTACAAGATTATCTGGTTTAACCGCAGCAACTGCTTCACGAGCCGCTGGACGTGCCAACCCTGCAGCACATCCACATACTGAATTAATCACAACCAAAGAAGTCCCCTTTGCCTCCGCCATAAATTCATTAACAGCATCCGCCGTTGTCAGCTCCCTAAAACCAGCCTCCACCAACTCTTCACGCATCGGCTTCACTACCTGTTTCATATATTCGTCGTAAGCATTCATGCTTTTACCCTCTTTCATATGTAATCACAAAGCCCATTATAGCAAGGTTTTTCACACTTGTATAATGTTTCGATTTCACCGATATTCAACTGCATTCAGATTTTTGGTTGCTTTTTTGTTGCTTTGGTTGCCTTTTTTAGGTGTAAAAAAATGTCTCAAGCATTTTTTATTTATGCTTTTTAATTTATTTTTATTCGTAGGTAGCCTTTACAAGTTGTTGTCTCATGACCGTACACTCCCCATAGAATTTTCAATCAACTCCAAAGTGAAACAATCGTTCATGTTTTAGTACAAATACAATTTTTATAAAAAAAAGACTAGGCACAAAAATTAATAGAATGCCTAGTCAGATACAAGTTTTACTTTACTTTATTTAATATTCACTAACTTCATACATCAAGATTTTATCATGTACAAAATAATCTTTCCTTGTTTTAAAAGGACCTTTATTTTTATTAGTTCTATTAATAGAATATGATTTCTCTCCATTAGCGGAATCATACCAATTTATAAAACTATTAACTTCTTCAAGACTTAAATCATATTCTTTCTCTACACCAGTAACTAAAGTTATTACTAAGATAGCTCTATTTTGATCTGGTATAGGATCTGGCTTAGGTTCAGGGTTTGGTTTTTCCGTAGCATCATAACCCCATAGCTCTAATTCATGGATAGTAAGATTTACTTGCCCTGAAACACTTCCGTTATTTTTAGTAACATTAATTCTAAAGTGTTTATACGGTTCTCTGCTTTCGATTTCAAAAGCATTTTCTCCACTTTTCCAAGATGTAGATGTGTAGTTACTTACTTTATCAAGTTCTATCCAGTTCTCCCCATCATTTGACCCTTCGAATGTCCAAGAATTGGGTACAGTTGTCAATAATCCTGGGCCGCTACTCTGACTTTCTCCATAATATAAAACATATTTATTTATAACCTTTGGTTCATTAAATTCATATGCAAGCCAACCTGTTGTTGCAGAGGTTCCCCATCCATGAAAACCTCCATTTATTGAATAATGGGGTACTCCATCAAAAGCAAAATAGGCTGGGAACCACGCATCACTACTTGTAGCCTTTCCACTTGGAGCATTATCTGATGTCATTTTTGGAATTAAACTTGTTGAATCTGTTGCTGCATGTGCATCTCCAATTGTAGAAAAAG
This DNA window, taken from Lysinibacillus sp. FSL M8-0337, encodes the following:
- a CDS encoding nucleotidyl transferase AbiEii/AbiGii toxin family protein; translated protein: MKQVNEVPKSVLDQLAEVAQQQQESLEALVAFYSQERLLVRLAASSYEDQYWLYGEFLLGTITNDIEKSSSGMTLCAKKMANKESIIKHAFQEICSVKVTEDGIVFAIDEIEVSSSGEEEVYLRIPAQIGHITTYIEITITLFDSVSMTPRKIATASLLNSSSTELLAYPTELIIAHKFNTIYQYPTLAETLKDYYAIYLLASTQNFEGRVLQEAILDTFHRHKTTIEKNPPVFSKRFDLDDSKNKAWQQLLTQQVSFAKVQKLVHQLLWPIYKKIEVEDEFFENWDYTFCNWQ
- a CDS encoding discoidin domain-containing protein → MKKILLMFLISIPFFTFSTIGDAHAATDSTSLIPKMTSDNAPSGKATSSDAWFPAYFAFDGVPHYSINGGFHGWGTSATTGWLAYEFNEPKVINKYVLYYGESQSSGPGLLTTVPNSWTFEGSNDGENWIELDKVSNYTSTSWKSGENAFEIESREPYKHFRINVTKNNGSVSGQVNLTIHELELWGYDATEKPNPEPKPDPIPDQNRAILVITLVTGVEKEYDLSLEEVNSFINWYDSANGEKSYSINRTNKNKGPFKTRKDYFVHDKILMYEVSEY
- a CDS encoding class I SAM-dependent methyltransferase; protein product: MREVKTIVTTAGRPDDLSMVLADFVCSKIDAPFVARNKRSIRKLAEDFQANIIVAGKNRYEYYAFGTEEPFFFHPNSAAFRLKRVARGETEPFLEVAQLEKGDSVLDCTLGLGADAMLAAYTVGQYGRVVGLEANPNVAFIVAHGMKAYDTSELPLTACMRQIEVVQAEAVAYLKSQLDNSFDVVYMDPMFEEIIEESNNFQALRTAGAHMTLTDEWVKEARRVAKRRVVLKAHYQSTWFEKYHFSRLTRLTSKFHYGVIVKQ
- a CDS encoding BrxA/BrxB family bacilliredoxin; translated protein: MNAYDEYMKQVVKPMREELVEAGFRELTTADAVNEFMAEAKGTSLVVINSVCGCAAGLARPAAREAVAAVKPDNLVTVFAGQDPEATAAMRGFFEDVPPSSPSMAILKDGELAYFIPREQIEGFPVEQITAHLTGVLEQTCEK